A stretch of Gemmatimonas aurantiaca T-27 DNA encodes these proteins:
- the smpB gene encoding SsrA-binding protein SmpB translates to MATKDTDEQNELIARNKRARHDYEILETWEAGIVLTGTEVKALRDGRANLTDAFGIVKDSEVFLLNLHIGAYGQGNMFNHEPTRTRKLLLHRREIRRLIGAVERQGLTLVPLDLYFKDGRVKTRIALARGKQLHDRREDIKRRDADREIARALRHR, encoded by the coding sequence ATGGCAACCAAGGACACCGACGAACAGAACGAGCTGATTGCGCGGAACAAGCGTGCGCGACACGACTACGAGATTCTCGAGACGTGGGAAGCGGGCATCGTGCTGACCGGCACCGAAGTGAAGGCCCTGCGTGATGGACGCGCGAACCTGACCGATGCCTTCGGGATCGTGAAGGACAGCGAGGTTTTTCTGCTGAACCTGCATATCGGTGCCTATGGCCAGGGCAACATGTTCAACCATGAGCCCACCCGCACGCGGAAGCTGTTGCTGCATCGGCGCGAAATTCGTCGACTCATTGGCGCGGTCGAGCGACAGGGGCTCACCCTCGTGCCACTGGACCTGTACTTCAAGGACGGTCGCGTGAAGACTCGCATCGCCCTCGCGCGTGGCAAGCAATTGCATGATCGGCGCGAGGACATCAAGCGCCGCGACGCCGATCGTGAGATCGCCCGCGCCCTGCGGCACCGCTGA